The following coding sequences lie in one Silurus meridionalis isolate SWU-2019-XX chromosome 19, ASM1480568v1, whole genome shotgun sequence genomic window:
- the psma5 gene encoding proteasome subunit alpha type-5 — protein MFLTRSEYDRGVNTFSPEGRLFQVEYAIEAIKLGSTAIGIQTSEGVCLAVEKRITSPLMEPSSIEKIVEIDTHIGCAMSGLIADAKTLIDKARVETQNHWFTYNETMTVESVTQAVSNLALQFGEEDADPGAMSRPFGVALLFGGVDEKGPQLYHMDPSGTFVQCDARAIGSASEGAQSSLQEVYHKSMTLKEAIKSSLTILKQVMEEKLNATNIELATVEPNKTFHMYTKEELEEVIKDI, from the exons ATGTTCCTGACCAGATCAGAGTATGACAG AGGCGTGAACACTTTCTCTCCAGAAGGAAGACTTTTTCAAGTGGAGTATGCCATCGAAGCTATCAAG TTGGGCTCGACAGCCATCGGCATTCAGACGTCAGAAGGGGTGTGTCTCGCTGTGGAGAAGAGAATCACCTCTCCCCTGATGGAGCCCAGCAGCATCGAGAAGATCGTAGAGATTGACACTCACATCG GTTGTGCTATGAGTGGCCTGATCGCCGATGCTAAAACGCTTATCGACAAAGCGAGAGTGGAAACGCAG AATCACTGGTTCACCTACAACGAGACAATGACGGTAGAGAGTGTGACGCAGGCCGTGTCAAACCTGGCTCTGCAGTTCGGAGAGGAGGACGCAGACCCTGGCGCTATG AGTCGTCCCTTTGGTGTTGCCTTGCTGTTTGGAGGTGTGGATGAAAAGGGACCCCAGCT GTACCACATGGACCCGTCGGGGACGTTCGTGCAGTGCGATGCCAGGGCGATCGGGTCAGCATCCGAGGGCGCTCAGAGCTCTCTGCAGGAAGTCTACCACAAG TCAATGACGTTAAAAGAAGCCATCAAGTCTTCCCTCACCATCCTGAAGCAGGTTATGGAGGAGAAACTGAACGCTACTAATATTGAG CTGGCAACAGTAGAGCCCAACAAGACGTTCCACATGTACACAAAAGAGGAACTCGAGGAGGTCATCAAGGACATCTAG